The Musa acuminata AAA Group cultivar baxijiao chromosome BXJ1-3, Cavendish_Baxijiao_AAA, whole genome shotgun sequence genome window below encodes:
- the LOC135632155 gene encoding formin-like protein 20 — protein sequence MVREREASACVAGIRVWVVLVLLFSVLVLLFLPPRSLSSSFRGSRIIVVRNGWDTLNLLLVLFAILCGLLGRRSGGDGDAEKSLQEAAPTVGFRVMRSSSSYGDLRAEVATFGAASNDGWRCYDDAHLCRRRSESERCERQRFGYLDPKTIPVVTFVLRQSSSTRSRSPPSPPSPPPRRHPGKRAVDGLPGREADKAEIFRSEKPHPQSPPPSQRQPGRRSDVDKLQEDKEVDKDEIFSSENLHPRSLPPPPPMPPQPSRRKTMEKFPAGEMRQIAEFAMKSHLSLPASETSQRRRGSVGNIPKWEVDQDPDFPLEKPQTPPPAPPPPPQPIRSPPPEEEIISHNKWSTAGAKDIETTVALSYQKKKRGSKTKRSPDDTTLQYEVVASSAPPPPPPPPPLPSAFFNQLFSRKKLGGKNGRINSVPATSPPPPPPPLPPALTQHHRKQVLHPPPPPPPPLPSSSRRPEKSSLSKYPSPPSSPLRGETVRFRQRESRDGASVFCPSPDVNNKADLFIARFHANWKLEKQNSIREKERRRRRNQHEAELKMARKASQ from the coding sequence ATGGTAAGAGAAAGAGAAGCTTCTGCTTGTGTTGCTGGAATTCGGGTATGGGTTGTTCTTGTTCTGCTCTTCTCCGTGTTGGTGCTCCTATTCCTCCCTCCTCGCTCCCTCTCTTCCTCGTTCCGTGGCTCCCGTATCATTGTGGTAAGGAACGGATGGGATACCCTCAACCTACTTCTCGTCCTCTTCGCCATTCTCTGCGGCCTCCTCGGCCGCCGCTCTGGCGGCGACGGCGACGCTGAGAAGTCTCTTCAGGAGGCCGCCCCCACGGTGGGTTTTCGTGTGATGCGGAGCAGCAGCTCCTACGGCGATCTGAGGGCGGAAGTAGCGACATTTGGCGCCGCCTCCAATGATGGGTGGCGTTGCTACGATGATGCCCATCTTTGTCGCCGGAGGTCAGAGTCGGAGAGGTGCGAGAGGCAGAGGTTTGGGTATCTGGACCCGAAGACGATTCCGGTGGTCACGTTCGTTCTTCGACAGAGCTCCTCTACAAGATCTAGATCTCCGCCGAGTCCGCCGTCGCCACCACCGCGGCGGCATCCGGGGAAGAGAGCGGTAGATGGGCTTCCAGGGAGGGAGGCGGACAAGGCTGAGATCTTTCGATCAGAAAAGCCCCATCCACAGTCACCGCCTCCGTCGCAGCGCCAGCCTGGGAGGAGGAGCGACGTCGATAAGTTACAAGAGGACAAGGAAGTGGACAAAGATGAGATCTTTAGTTCGGAGAATCTTCATCCACGGTCgttaccgccgccgccaccgatgCCGCCCCAGCCGAGCAGGAGGAAGACCATGGAGAAGTTTCCGGCCGGGGAAATGAGGCAGATTGCAGAGTTCGCGATGAAGTCTCACCTGTCGTTACCAGCGTCGGAAACCTCGCAGCGTCGGAGAGGGAGCGTCGGGAATATTCCAAAATGGGAGGTGGACCAAGATCCTGATTTCCCACTCGAGAAGCCTCAGACACCACCGCCAGCGCCACCTCCACCACCTCAGCCGATACGATCGCCGCCGCCGGAGGAGGAGATAATTAGTCATAATAAGTGGAGCACTGCTGGGGCGAAGGACATCGAGACAACTGTCGCTTTGTCCtatcagaagaagaagagagggagcaAGACGAAGAGGTCTCCCGATGATACAACCCTGCAATACGAAGTCGTGGCTTCTTCCGCTCCTCCGCCGCCACCTCCACCCCCTCCGCTGCCTTCTGCGTTCTTCAACCAGCTTTTCTCCCGCAAGAAACTGGGAGGCAAGAACGGGAGGATCAACTCAGTCCCAGCAacttctccaccaccgccaccgcctcCACTACCACCCGCGCTAACACAACACCATAGGAAGCAAGTTTTACACCCTCCCCCACCGCCACCGCCTCCCCTGCCTTCATCTTCGAGACGACCAGAAAAGTCCAGCCTTTCAAAGTACCCTTCCCCGCCTTCCTCTCCCCTTAGGGGAGAGACGGTGAGGTTTCGGCAAAGAGAATCAAGGGACGGGGCGTCGGTGTTCTGCCCGAGCCCCGACGTGAACAACAAGGCGGACCTCTTCATCGCTCGGTTCCATGCAAATTGGAAGCTCGAGAAGCAGAACTCCATACGTGAGAAGGAGCGGCGGAGGCGACGAAACCAACACGAAGCTGAATTGAAGATGGCCAGAAAGGCGTCCCAATGA
- the LOC103978749 gene encoding early nodulin-93-like — protein MSTVTRAALDQKLAMAKLCSHEGVVAGAKAAVVATVAAAIPTLASFKILPWARSNLNPTAQALIISTVAGAAYSIVADKTVLASASKNSYEGGNINVPKNP, from the exons ATGAGCACGGTCACTCGTGCAGCTCTGGATCAGAAGCTGGCCATGGCCAAGCTCTGTTCCCACG AGGGAGTGGTTGCCGGAGCGAAGGCCGCCGTCGTCGCAACTGTGGCAGCTGCCATCCCCACT CTGGCTAGCTTTAAGATTCTCCCATGGGCGAGATCCAACCTTAATCCCACTGCCCAAGCCCTCATCATCTCCACAG TCGCAGGAGCTGCCTACTCCATAGTTGCGGACAAGACGGTGTTGGCATCAGCCAGTAAGAACTCCTACGAGGGAGGCAACATTAACGTGCCCAAGAACCCATAA
- the LOC135580886 gene encoding pre-mRNA cleavage factor Im 25 kDa subunit 1-like isoform X2, whose translation MENGETFHCNDSGDGGGGSNVVEIYPLSRYFFGSKDAIPDKDDCLADRIQRMKANYAARGMRTCVHGILLVELFQHPHVLLLQVRNSFFKLPGGRLRSGESDVEGLKRKLSRKLSSEENGTNDDWQIDERIGMWWRSDFETLPFPYLPPNLRRPKECTKLFLVKLPMTRHFIVPRNLKLLAVPLCQLHDNSETYGPIISGIPQLLSKFSFNIIQD comes from the exons ATGGAAAACGGTGAGACGTTCCACTGCAACGACAGCGGCGACGGCGGCGGTGGAAGCAACGTGGTGGAGATATATCCCTTGAGTCGTTACTTCTTCGGTTCTAAAGACGCCATCCCTGACAAGGACGACTGCCTGGCCGACCGAATCCAGCGGATGAAAGCTAA TTACGCGGCTCGTGGGATGAGGACTTGCGTCCACGGGATCCTTCTG GTCGAATTGTTTCAACACCCTCATGTGCTATTACTGCAAGTGAGAAACTCTTTCTTTAAGCTACCAGGAGGTCGTCTTCGATCTGGTGAATCAG ATGTTGAAGGTCTAAAACGCAAGCTATCAAGAAAGCTCTCCAGTGAAGAAAATGGCACGAATGATGACTGGCAG ATAGATGAGCGTATCGGGATGTGGTGGAGGTCAGACTTTGAAACGTTACCGTTCCCATATTTGCCTCCTAATTTGCGTCGACCGAAG GAATGCACAAAGCTTTTCCTGGTTAAGCTGCCAATGACACGGCATTTTATCGTACCAAGAAACCTGAAGCTGCTTGCCGTGCCGTTGTGCCAGTTACATGACAATAGCGAG ACATATGGCCCGATTATATCCGGTATACCACAATTACTGTCAAAGTTCTCCTTCAACATCATCCAAGATTGA
- the LOC135580886 gene encoding pre-mRNA cleavage factor Im 25 kDa subunit 1-like isoform X1, whose amino-acid sequence MENGETFHCNDSGDGGGGSNVVEIYPLSRYFFGSKDAIPDKDDCLADRIQRMKANTWWVSRSYAARGMRTCVHGILLVELFQHPHVLLLQVRNSFFKLPGGRLRSGESDVEGLKRKLSRKLSSEENGTNDDWQIDERIGMWWRSDFETLPFPYLPPNLRRPKECTKLFLVKLPMTRHFIVPRNLKLLAVPLCQLHDNSETYGPIISGIPQLLSKFSFNIIQD is encoded by the exons ATGGAAAACGGTGAGACGTTCCACTGCAACGACAGCGGCGACGGCGGCGGTGGAAGCAACGTGGTGGAGATATATCCCTTGAGTCGTTACTTCTTCGGTTCTAAAGACGCCATCCCTGACAAGGACGACTGCCTGGCCGACCGAATCCAGCGGATGAAAGCTAA CACTTGGTGGGTTTCTCGCAGTTACGCGGCTCGTGGGATGAGGACTTGCGTCCACGGGATCCTTCTG GTCGAATTGTTTCAACACCCTCATGTGCTATTACTGCAAGTGAGAAACTCTTTCTTTAAGCTACCAGGAGGTCGTCTTCGATCTGGTGAATCAG ATGTTGAAGGTCTAAAACGCAAGCTATCAAGAAAGCTCTCCAGTGAAGAAAATGGCACGAATGATGACTGGCAG ATAGATGAGCGTATCGGGATGTGGTGGAGGTCAGACTTTGAAACGTTACCGTTCCCATATTTGCCTCCTAATTTGCGTCGACCGAAG GAATGCACAAAGCTTTTCCTGGTTAAGCTGCCAATGACACGGCATTTTATCGTACCAAGAAACCTGAAGCTGCTTGCCGTGCCGTTGTGCCAGTTACATGACAATAGCGAG ACATATGGCCCGATTATATCCGGTATACCACAATTACTGTCAAAGTTCTCCTTCAACATCATCCAAGATTGA
- the LOC103978748 gene encoding probable protein phosphatase 2C 6 gives MDEMPPALSLPSGVGSSLCDAAVEIAHRKRTAEEAEHLLSGPMAASGSDSVGVVEQIEAAAPTAALEEDGGGDDPITESDMEDSTSVEPGLSVESSCSVVSDRSSISCAMHEFSVSDSSCEMGTPSSVDAGNSLVEIVPVSASVELLAVSMVDPDAAITPVVEYGTPQSRSGGGAGRSQSMFLMESLPLWGCITICGRRPEMEDAVVVVPNFFEVPLRLLTGDQIVDGLDPDVIRLPLHFFGVYDGHGGAQVANYCREHLHLVLIDQLRSLVKDSGGTSCSNWKRKWEKVFVACFQKIDDEVGGKGSRGNMGSTAEAPNEGNLPCPNVPLEPVAPDTVGSTAVVAVISSSHIIIANCGDSRAVLCRGKQPMPLSVDHKPNREDEYTRIEAQGGKVIQWNGYRVFGVLAMSRSIGDRYLKPWIIPEPEITFVQRAREDECLIVASDGLWDVMSNEEVCDVARRRILLWHKKNGPVPPSTPRGKQADPAAQAAADCLSKLALKKGSKDNITIIVVDLKAQRKFKNK, from the exons ATGGATGAGATGCCTCCCGCGCTTTCTTTGCCATCCGGGGTAGGCAGTTCGCTCTGCGACGCTGCAGTCGAGATCGCTCACCGCAAACGAACTGCCGAAGAAGCTGAGCACCTCCTCTCGGGTCCCATGGCAGCATCTGGTTCTGATTCGGTCGGTGTTGTTGAGCAAATCGAGGCGGCAGCGCCGACGGCTGCTTTGGAGGAGGACGGGGGCGGGGATGATCCGATTACGGAGAGTGACATGGAGGACTCAACATCCGTCGAGCCTGGATTGTCGGTCGAAAGCTCTTGTTCTGTCGTTAGCGATAGAAGCAGCATAAGCTGCGCAATGCACGAGTTCTCGGTTTCTGACTCTTCTTGTGAGATGGGGACGCCTTCCTCTGTTGATGCAGGAAACAGCCTTGTTGAGATTGTGCCGGTGTCGGCTTCAGTGGAACTCCTAGCCGTAAGCATGGTTGATCCTGATGCGGCCATAACACCTGTTGTTGAGTACGGAACCCCACAAAGCCGTTCAGGTGGTGGCGCCGGCCGCTCGCAGAGCATGTTCTTGATGGAAAGTTTGCCCCTTTGGGGATGCATAACGATTTGTGGGCGAAGGCCGGAGATGGAGGATGCTGTGGTTGTTGTGCCTAATTTTTTCGAAGTCCCACTTCGGTTGCTTACCGGTGATCAGATTGTGGATGGCTTAGACCCAGATGTGATCCGCCTGCCATTGCACTTCTTTGGTGTATATGATGGCCATGGGGGTGCCCAG GTCGCTAACTACTGTCGTGAGCATCTCCATCTTGTGTTGATAGACCAATTGAGGAGTTTGGTTAAAGATTCGGGAGGCACAAGTTGTAGCAATTGGAAGAGGAAGTGGGAGAAGGTCTTCGTTGCTTGCTTCcagaaaattgatgatgaggttgGAGGGAAAGGAAGCAGAGGAAATATGGGAAGCACAGCCGAAGCACCCAACGAAGGTAACCTGCCTTGTCCTAATGTACCATTAGAACCTGTTGCCCCAGACACTGTAGGATCGACAGCTGTGGTTGCTGTTATCTCCTCATCACACATTATCATTGCAAACTGTGGGGATTCAAGGGCAGTACTTTGCCGTGGCAAACAACCAATGCCTCTATCAGTGGATCATAAA CCTAACAGGGAAGATGAGTATACAAGGATCGAGGCTCAGGGTGGTAAGGTCATACAGTGGAATGGATATCGTGTATTTGGTGTTCTTGCCATGTCACGTTCAATTG GGGATCGGTACCTGAAGCCATGGATCATTCCAGAACCAGAAATTACATTTGTCCAACGTGCAAGAGAGGATGAATGTCTTATTGTTGCTAGTGATGGCTTGTGGGATGTCATGTCTAACGAAGAGGTGTGCGATGTAGCCCGCAGGCGGATCTTGCTCTGGCACAAAAAGAATGGTCCTGTGCCACCATCCACTCCAAGGGGTAAACAAGCTGATCCTGCAGCTCAAGCTGCTGCAGACTGCCTGTCAAAGCTCGCTCTCAAGAAAGGAAGCAAGGACAACATCACCATCATCGTGGTGGATCTAAAAGCACAACGAAAGTTCAAAAACAAGTAG